A stretch of the Rickettsiales bacterium genome encodes the following:
- the pstA gene encoding phosphate ABC transporter permease PstA yields the protein MTDNKNSNPFVISKTSFFHRRLRKRNNSEKLFKFLGFASIAISVIFLAYLVLTIFSKGYTSFIQTKIRVSVNISEYVDIKEARKDNKILNAINYRQIVFDSLKKQFPDAKSRLQVIQLYSLVSRNSFIQAQKQITRDFKRLKGNFKIKPFEVWVPASSNIDMFVKGVISGEEGGKISEIEKSYVKKLREEGRIGKFFNTDFLRLGDSREPEMAGIMGSMVGSIFVIIVCMLIALPLGVASATYLEEFAPKNKFTSIIEVSVNNLAAIPSIVYGLLGLAIFLNFFGLPRSASLVGGFTLALLVLPVIIVTTRNALASVPPSVRDAARGLGASKMQVVFHHVLPLAMPGIMTGSILSMARALGETAPLLMIGMVAFVRDIPQNFLDPATALPVQVFIWSDLPEAGFVEKTSGAIIILLIFLILSNALAIFLRKKYEVKW from the coding sequence TTGCATCTATTGCAATTTCCGTTATCTTTTTAGCTTACCTTGTTTTAACTATATTTTCCAAGGGTTATACTTCCTTCATTCAAACTAAAATTAGGGTTAGTGTTAATATTTCAGAATATGTTGATATTAAAGAAGCGAGAAAAGATAATAAAATTCTTAACGCTATAAATTATAGGCAAATAGTTTTTGATTCTCTAAAAAAGCAATTCCCTGATGCAAAATCAAGATTGCAAGTAATTCAGCTCTATTCACTTGTTTCTAGAAATTCTTTTATTCAAGCACAAAAGCAAATCACTCGTGATTTCAAGAGATTAAAAGGTAATTTCAAAATTAAACCATTTGAGGTTTGGGTTCCAGCAAGCTCAAATATTGATATGTTCGTTAAAGGAGTTATTTCCGGTGAAGAAGGAGGCAAAATTTCTGAGATTGAAAAATCTTATGTCAAAAAACTTCGTGAAGAGGGTAGAATTGGGAAGTTTTTTAACACTGATTTCCTACGCTTAGGTGATTCCAGAGAACCAGAAATGGCAGGTATTATGGGCAGTATGGTTGGTTCAATTTTTGTAATAATTGTTTGTATGCTAATTGCACTCCCTCTTGGTGTAGCCTCTGCAACTTATCTAGAAGAATTCGCTCCAAAAAATAAATTCACAAGCATTATTGAGGTTTCGGTTAATAATCTAGCGGCAATTCCTTCTATTGTTTATGGTTTGCTTGGGCTTGCGATATTCCTAAACTTCTTTGGCTTACCTCGCTCTGCCTCTCTTGTTGGGGGCTTTACGCTTGCACTCCTTGTGCTTCCAGTAATTATTGTTACCACTAGAAACGCCCTCGCGTCAGTACCGCCTTCGGTTAGAGATGCAGCTCGTGGGTTGGGTGCATCAAAAATGCAGGTAGTTTTTCATCATGTTTTACCGCTTGCAATGCCGGGCATTATGACAGGCTCAATTCTTTCAATGGCTAGGGCTTTAGGTGAAACCGCACCTTTACTGATGATTGGTATGGTTGCTTTTGTGCGTGATATTCCACAAAATTTTTTAGACCCAGCAACTGCACTGCCAGTGCAGGTTTTTATCTGGTCTGACTTACCTGAGGCAGGGTTCGTTGAAAAAACCTCAGGTGCAATTATAATCTTACTAATTTTCTTGATTTTATCTAATGCACTAGCCATATTCTTACGCAAGAAATATGAAGTGAAGTGGTAG
- a CDS encoding rod shape-determining protein, with protein MFNQLLGFFSNDIAIDLGTANTLVYVKGKGIMLNEPSVVALLNKDGKKLPYAFGLQAKMMLGRTPANIEAIRPLRDGVIADFKGAEEMIKHFIRTVHKGRNIAGPLIVICVPSSSTAVERRAIQDAAMSAGARDVYLIEEPMASAIGAGLPVNEPKGSMVVDIGGGTTEVAVISLGGIVYAESTRVGGDVMDSAIVNYIRKHHNLLIGESTAEEIKKKIGSAIVSQHGDGEKAVIKGRDLANGVPKEIELTQRQIAEALTEPVNAIVDAVHKALEKTPPELSSDIVDRGIIVTGGGALLKDIDVILRESTDLPVFIAENPLHCVAIGTGTALEDRKNFKAVLFKQE; from the coding sequence ATGTTTAATCAACTTCTAGGCTTTTTCTCTAATGATATAGCAATTGACTTGGGAACGGCAAATACACTTGTATATGTTAAGGGCAAAGGAATTATGTTGAATGAGCCTTCAGTGGTAGCTTTGCTTAATAAAGATGGTAAAAAACTTCCATATGCTTTTGGCTTACAAGCTAAAATGATGTTGGGCAGAACGCCTGCTAATATTGAGGCAATCCGCCCACTTAGAGATGGTGTAATCGCTGATTTCAAAGGTGCTGAAGAAATGATAAAGCATTTTATTCGCACCGTTCATAAAGGTAGAAATATTGCTGGGCCTTTAATTGTAATTTGCGTTCCTTCAAGCTCAACTGCGGTTGAAAGAAGGGCGATTCAAGATGCGGCAATGTCTGCAGGTGCAAGAGATGTATACTTAATTGAAGAGCCAATGGCGTCAGCAATTGGTGCTGGCCTTCCGGTTAATGAGCCTAAAGGCTCAATGGTGGTTGATATTGGTGGTGGCACAACTGAGGTTGCGGTTATTTCCCTTGGTGGCATAGTTTATGCAGAATCCACAAGGGTTGGTGGTGATGTTATGGATAGTGCAATTGTGAACTACATAAGAAAACATCATAATTTATTAATTGGTGAGTCAACTGCAGAAGAAATTAAAAAGAAAATCGGTTCTGCAATTGTTTCTCAACACGGCGATGGTGAAAAAGCAGTTATTAAAGGTAGAGATTTAGCAAATGGCGTTCCAAAAGAAATTGAGTTAACTCAAAGACAAATTGCTGAGGCATTAACTGAGCCAGTAAATGCTATAGTTGATGCTGTTCATAAAGCCTTAGAAAAAACCCCACCTGAGCTTTCTTCTGATATTGTTGATAGAGGAATTATTGTTACAGGTGGTGGTGCATTACTTAAAGATATTGATGTAATTCTGAGGGAATCAACTGATTTACCAGTATTTATTGCAGAAAACCCTTTGCACTGCGTTGCAATTGGAACAGGCACTGCGCTTGAAGATAGAAAGAACTTCAAAGCGGTTTTATTCAAGCAAGAGTGA
- the pstB gene encoding phosphate ABC transporter ATP-binding protein PstB produces MSVNVNIEKPRIVAKNVDVFYGSKQAIHSVNLDIAENKVTALIGPSGCGKSTFMRCLNRMNDTIENCSVKGEIKLDGYDIYDPKVDVVLLREKVGMVFQKPNPFPKSIYDNVTYGPKIHGLAKNKKQFDNIVETSLTKAGLWKEVKDRLHEPGTSLSGGQQQRLCIARAIAVNPEVILMDEPCSALDPIATAVIEDLIDDLKKNFTIVIVTHSMQQAARVSDYTAFFHLGKIIEFGETGQIFTNPKIKQTQDYITGRFG; encoded by the coding sequence ATGTCTGTAAATGTAAATATTGAAAAACCTAGAATTGTCGCAAAGAATGTTGATGTATTCTATGGCTCAAAGCAAGCAATTCACTCTGTAAATTTAGACATTGCAGAAAATAAAGTTACTGCCCTAATCGGCCCTTCTGGTTGCGGAAAATCAACCTTTATGCGTTGCCTAAATCGCATGAATGACACCATTGAAAACTGCTCTGTTAAAGGTGAAATAAAACTTGATGGTTATGATATTTATGATCCAAAAGTTGATGTAGTTCTGCTTAGAGAAAAGGTTGGAATGGTTTTTCAAAAGCCAAATCCTTTCCCTAAATCAATTTATGATAATGTTACTTATGGCCCAAAAATTCATGGGCTTGCAAAAAACAAAAAGCAGTTTGATAACATCGTTGAAACCTCTCTAACAAAAGCTGGACTTTGGAAGGAAGTTAAAGACAGGCTTCACGAACCCGGAACTTCCCTTTCTGGTGGTCAACAACAAAGGCTTTGTATTGCTCGTGCGATAGCAGTGAACCCAGAAGTTATTTTAATGGATGAGCCTTGCAGTGCCTTAGACCCAATCGCAACTGCGGTTATTGAAGATTTAATTGATGACCTTAAAAAGAATTTTACGATAGTTATTGTTACACACTCAATGCAACAAGCTGCTAGAGTTTCTGATTACACAGCATTTTTCCACTTAGGAAAAATCATTGAATTTGGAGAGACAGGTCAAATTTTCACTAATCCAAAAATCAAACAAACTCAAGATTACATCACTGGAAGATTCGGTTAG